One Setaria viridis chromosome 5, Setaria_viridis_v4.0, whole genome shotgun sequence genomic region harbors:
- the LOC117855153 gene encoding uncharacterized protein yields the protein MDLAVMDVPCLERLILHGNSVNLPLRIIRAPELKVHGYLDTKAHRFQIGDNVIKADTEVSPSSEVPSVKILAVEVNLHIFKEVQMLCSFLRCFPNIEILHLESAGADEPSDKPDAEFFQLPSPIECVQSHIKEVFLNEFQGHQCEMAFLKYLCRRANQMQKLTLVLRGTMLDSVDKIKVQLDDLVLPSVASEACTVLLLGPAVDLYWSSFYRASDLSIHDPFLSDHENEPFISLKRENKMWIEQT from the exons ATGGATCTGGCGGTGATGGATGTCCCATGCCTGGAACGGCTCATCCTGCATGGTAATTCTGTCAACTTACCTCTCAGGATTATTAGAGCACCTGAGCTGAAGGTGCATGGCTACTTGGATACCAAAGCCCACCGGTTTCAAATTGGGGACAACGTCATAAAG GCTGACACTGAGGTAAGCCCAAGCTCCGAGGTCCCAAGTGTCAAGATCTTAGCAGTGGAGGTGAATTTGCATATCTTCAAAGAAGTTCAGATGCTGTGCAGCTTCCTCAGATGTTTTCCCAACATTGAGATACTACATTTGGAG TCTGCTGGAGCTGATGAACCCAGTGACAAGCCCGATGCCGAGTTCTTTCAGCTGCCCAGTCCCATTGAATGTGTGCAATCACACATCAAGGAGGTGTTTCTCAATGAGTTCCAAGGTCATCAATGTGAGATGGCATTCCTTAAGTACCTATGTCGGAGAGCAAACCAGATGCAAAAGTTGACACTAGTGTTGCGTGGTACAATGCTTGACTCTGTGGATAAGATCAAGGTTCAACTGGATGATCTAGTTCTTCCATCGGTCGCTAGTGAAGCTTGTACAGTTTTGCTTCTAGGGCCTGCAGTGGATCTATATTGGTCCTCCTTCTATAGGGCATCTGATCTTTCTATCCATGATCCATTTCTTTCAGATCATGAGAATGAGCCCTTCATTTCATTAAAGAGGGAGAATAAAATGTGGATAGAACAAACATAA
- the LOC117856397 gene encoding F-box/LRR-repeat protein At3g26922 yields the protein MAATLADAEGEGHDGRDSFRISDLICDGEEDISFVLCCCPLPTVTTAATLADAEGEGRDGRDRTNDLTDDLLRQVVSHLPIRDAVRTTTLSTRWRHIWHSAPLVLFDQHISAATEAQHVAAISSILASHTGPRIRTAHLTGFNFHDRKPELAQWVRILAEKDVEDLVLITRPCFGFGNALITSTFGYPALDLPADILLRCKKLRRLYLGYWAFPNITNLPGGVGVFPDLEELAILDTYTKDNDLDHMLASCPALKKLALVLNNPMPQHVRLRGKELECAIVCSSVADVALEAKCLKRLIMWDMWAHDLAIRIAGDVPALKVLGYLDAGCHQLQFGGVQVMSDDMILLCMNDHLITSCLCSSV from the coding sequence ATGGCCGCCACCCTCGCCGACGCGGAAGGCGAGGGCCACGACGGCAGGGACAGCTTCAGAATCAGCGACCTCATctgcgacggcgaggaggataTCAGCTTTGTCCTGTGCTGCTGCCCCCTCCCCACCGTCACCACGGCCGCCACCCTCGCCGACGCGGAAGGCGAGGGCCGCGACGGCAGGGACCGCACCAACGACCTCACCGACGACCTCCTCCGCCAGGTCGTCTCCCACCTCCCCATCAGGGACGCCGTGCGCACCACCACGCTCTCCACACGCTGGCGCCACATCTGGCACTCCGCGCCGCTCGTCCTCTTCGACCAGCATATCTCCGCCGCCACCGAAGCCCAGCACGTCGCCGCCATCAGCAGCATCCTCGCCAGCCACACGGGCCCGCGGATCCGCACCGCCCACCTCACCGGCTTCAACTTCCACGATCGCAAGCCCGAGCTCGCCCAGTGGGTGCGGATCCTCGCCGAAAAGGACGTCGAGGACCTCGTCCTCATCACAAGGCCCTGCTTCGGGTTCGGGAACGCCCTCATCACCAGCACCTTTGGCTATCCCGCGCTCGACCTCCCCGCCGACATCCTCCTCCGCTGCAAAAAACTCCGCCGCCTCTACCTCGGTTATTGGGCGTTCCCGAACATCACCAACCTCCCTGGTGGCGTCGGCGTCTTCCCCGACCTTGAAGAGCTTGCCATCCTTGACACTTACACGAAGGACAATGACCTCGACCACATGCTCGCTTCCTGCCCCGCGCTCAAGAAGCTGGCGCTCGTCCTGAACAACCCCATGCCACAGCATGTCCGCCTCCGCGGCAAAGAGCTCGAGTGCGCGATCGTCTGCTCATCCGTTGCGGACGTCGCGCTGGAGGCAAAGTGCCTGAAGCGGCTCATCATGTGGGATATGTGGGCACATGATTTAGCGATCCGAATTGCTGGAGATGTACCTGCGCTGAAGGTGCTTGGATACTTGGATGCAGGATGCCACCAGCTCCAATTTGGGGGGGTCCAGGTGATGTCTGATGATATGATACTCCTGTGTATGAATGATCACCTCATAACTAGCTGTCTATGTTCTAGTGTCTGA